The genomic DNA cAAATACAAAGCAGTTATCATGAATGAAACAAAAGCTGACGTATTAGAGCTTCTCAATTTGGCAAGAGGCaaggttattctttttttttttttttttttttgagacagagtctcagtctatcatgcaggctggagtgcagtggcacaatctcggctcaccacaacctccacctcccaggttcaaccgattctcctggctcagcctcctgagtagctgggattacaggtgcacgccatcacacctggctatatgtttagtagagacagggctttaccacgttggccaggctggtctcgaactcctgatcttgtgatccacctaccttggcctcccaaagtgctgggatgacaggcgtgagctaccgcacctggcaaGGTAACTTTTAAGAGGTCACAAGAGGGAGATTAATTTGGGGCCCTGTGGAATGGAAAAGACAGGAAACAGCTGCTGTGGAATGTTTGCTAGGAACACGCCAGGCTAGGAGGAATGAGAGCTTAGGTGAAGCTCCAGGTTATGAAGTTTTAGTGGGTCAAGCCAGCCTTGTCCTCTGGCTTCATCTGCAATACCCTTCAGTCCTAGAAGAAAGGAGACTGGCCTGAGGTGAAAGTCAAGGTGTTTAAATCTTAAGTGCAAGGGAAGACAGCCCAAAAGTAATGCACCAGAAAGTTCGTCTCAATTAACATATGGGAGTTAAATAGACTGAGGAAATGGAGGAGGCTGAGTCAATTGGGATGGAGACAGCAGATTTACTGGATGGGGACAGCAGGTAGGGGAGGTGATGGACAAAGAGGCCATAGTCAtaggaataaaaggaagagaGCACAGATGAGGAACAGTGTCTGCAACAGCTTAAGCAGTGGCTGTGAGACTGggagaactatttttttttttttttttttttttttttttgagacggagtttcgcccttgttacccaggctggagtgcaatggcgcaatctcggctcactgcaacctccgcctcctgggctcaggcaattctcctgcctcagcctcctgagtagctgggattacaggcacgtgccaccatgcccagctaattttttgcacttttagtagagatggggtttcaccatgttgaccaggatggtctcgatctctcgacctcgtgatccacccgcctcggcctcccaaagtgctgggattacaggcttgagccaccgcgcccggcgagactgGGAGAACTATTAAGAAGAGgagaagctgggcgcggtggctcaagcctgtaatcccagcactttgggaggctgaggcgggtggatcacgaggtcaggagatcgagactatcctggtcagcatggtgaaaccccgtctctactaaaaatacaaaacattagctgggcatggtggcgcatgcctgtaatcccagctacgcaggaggctgaggcaggagaattgcctgaacacaggaggcggaggttgtggtgagcggagattgcgccattgcactccagcctgggcaacaagagcgaaactccgtctcaaaaaaaaaaaaaaaaaaaaaaagaagttggtatCATTAGATAAGTAAGAGATCAGAGACAGGTCAGCAAgggtgggaaaaaaagaaaggcaaggctGGGGTCTGACTCAGGAGACCAACAGGCTGGAAGGTGATTTCAGAGGGAGAAGGCCTGTAAATGTGAGCCCGCCCTTCTCAAGAATGCCTGCCAAGAAATTCTTACTTCCCAAGACTTAGGGGTTAGCTTCTCAATTTCCAACACACCCCCTCCCCCCAGCAATTTGATCCTATAAGCCTGTAAGTGCTAAGATGGCACTGGGAGAGAAAAGGAATGAATGGGTGGGAAACCTTAAAAAGAACCTTAACAGTCTTAGTGCTCCACCCTGGCCTCAAAGTCCTGAAGCCTGATCTGAAAGAGCTGGTGACAGATTTATCATTCATTTGGGGCAGGAGCTACAGAAAGGGGAAAGATCACTAAAACGCTAGCTCTGGGCGTCAATTCCTGTTACCACCATCCTCTGCACAAACCTACTCTACCCCTCAATGCCAGAACTTACAGCCATAGACGTGAGAGCTCCACCCCCTCAGTCTGAGCCATCCACTTTTCCTTTGGTTAAGTACAGGAGAGCTGTCATATACATGTTCTCAGCAAACATCATAAAGGAGGTCCAGTCCCATTCCTGTCCCAAAGGCTGTTATCAGCTAAGGTCCCCACCCCATGACAGGACTTTAATTCACGCTGCATACCAGATCAACAGTGTCAGGCCCCCAGCTGCATACAGGATCCCCGGGATCGCACCCTGTTCCAGCGCCTCAGTAAGCAAGACTCTGCTGTCTTTGAGGGAGAACCAGGAAGTTGGTGTGGGTGCTGCATATGGCACATCCTCGGCATCTGTGATATGGAagttgcctcagcttcctgattcTGGTTATCATCATCGGATAAGTCAGGCCAATCCTGAGATGACTCTGCCTGATCTGATCCACCCCTTCAGCTGAATGCTCTGGTCTGGCTGGAGAAATACATGCTCTAGGCAGCTGTGGGGAAAATGGGACGGGGAAAGAGGACTGGGGAAGATTTTCAGGAAGACTTGTAGGACCAATGGCCCCAGGAAGggacagaaacaaagagaaaggagTAAAGACTGGTTAGCTAAAAAAGAGTGGGCAACTGAAGGGGTTATGAGAGATGAGGTCACACGTGATGTCCCTGCCTCCCCACAACCCTCAGGGTGAGCGCTTCTCTCCAGAGcctggaaaaaaggaagaagcgcCTTACCAGGTATCACTGTTGGGTTCCCTCACCTCTGCCCTGCACTCGCCCCCTTTTCTCTCACTTCCTGGCTTCCTGTGTTACAATCTATCTACCCTAAGAGTACAGTGGCTACTGTCCTGGGCGGGGCAGGGGTCCACCCACCTGCAGCTGCTATCTTCAGGCAGAGACACTAGTGCCAGGGAAGAGGTGGCAGTGCGGGACTGTGGCTCGCCACCACCGCAGAGCTGCCGGAGCTGACGTCGATATTTGTCCCCCGTGAGCAAGTAGAGCACAGGATCCAGGCAGCTATTGGCGCTGGCCAGTGGCCGAGTCACTTTATAGACCACGTTGACAATGTTCAGCACCCGGCAGTCAGCTTCCAACAGCCTTGCGAGGTAGTAAATGGTTCGGGTGATGTGGAAAGGCACAAAGCAGACAGCGAAGACAGTCAGCACCACAGCGATGGTTCGGAGAGAGCGGAGACGAGAAGACGACTGGGCAGCACCTGGCAAGGGCCGACACAGGCGCCGGGCCATGAGCCCATAGCAGACAAGAGTGACCAGGCAGGGCACGCCAAAGAGCAGCCCCATGACTGCCGAGCTGAAGTGTACATAGTGGTCAAACTCTTCAGGCCGAGTGGTATCATGGCATAGGACGGTGGCCCCTTTGGTGCTGGTTGTGACGAAGAACAGGTTGGGTACGAGGCAGCCAGCTACAACCAACCAAACTGCCAGGCAGAGAAGACCTGCGAGGCGAGGACGGCCCCAGCGTAGCGCCCGCAGTGGGTGGCAGATGCCCAGGTAGCGGTGCACGCTGATGCAGGTGAGGAAAAGGACGCTGCAGTAGAGGTTCCAATAGAAAAGAAAGCGGACAAATTTGCAGATCCCGGTGCCGAAGGGCCAGTGGTTGCGGGCTGCATAATAATAGATGAGAGTGGGCAGCGACAGCACATACAAGGTGTCTGACAATGCCAGGTGGAACATGTAGGTGGCCGTTGCATCCCAGGGGCGGAGGCGGAAGATGAAGAGCCAGAGGGTTGGGGTGTTAAGGCCCAAGCCTACCGCAAAAACAACTGCATAGCTTACAGGCAGCAGGATGAACTTGAAATCCTCATCAAACCAGCAGTCCAGCTCCACCTCACTGCTGCCAGGACCCGGGCTGAGGCCTAGGGATCTCAGCAGCGAGGACTCTGTACTGGCCATGGCCCCCCTAGAAGTGGAAAGGTCAGAAGTGAGGGTGGCAGGATTTCTCTGCCTACCCCCATCCCTGAGCTGGGGCAAAAAAAGCAGACAGCAGGGAGAGCAGTGGTTGAAGCACTAGAGAGAGCTGACAGGAGTGCATCTGGGTACACTCAGGCTAGCCTGGCCCCTACCCGAGCTCCCTTGGTCCAGCTTGGGGAGTGGTGGGCAGCAGGCAGTGCTGGGGCTCAGGCAGGCAGCCTGGGGGTTTGGGTTGTTCTTACTCTGCAGCTCACTCTGTCCCTAAGAGACTGGCTGGCTAAAGAGGGTAGAGGCCTCCCAGCACTATCCAAAGTAGGAAGATACCCAGATGCCAAGTGTCTCCTGACTTGTCATCACAGCTGTGTCCCTGGAAGAGGAGTGTCTCTCCCCACAGTGCCTTTGCCTCTCCTCGTGTCCTGGCCACAGTGTCTCCAGATGACATTTACCTATGACACCTTCCCCACCGCCTGTCTACAGCCCAGGAGCCCCATTGCCACCCTTGCCCAAGAACCTTGGCACGTCTCCTACCTGGTCCCCTTGAAGCTGAGCCCAGCTGACTCTGTCACCTTTCCCCTTGGCAGCCAGAGGGCATATCCAAGGGGGTGgagttggaggtgggacctgtcCCTCCTCCCATCTGGGAGACTGAAAGAGTTAGAAAGGCCCTTTACGATGATCTAGTCCAACCCACTCATTGTACAGATTGGGAAACTGGGGCCCAGCAAGATTACTATTTAACAGCTTTGAAATGACTGCAAGAGGGAGCAAACAAGGAAACATCCAAGTTTACCGGCCAAGAGCCAGGCCCCTGGAGACAGATTACAGGCAGATCATACAAGTTTGTGTAAGTGAGCAGAAACATGGGAAATGAATTTTCACATGGGCAAGGGCAAGACAACGCATTGAAAGATTTTAGAAAATCTAAACTACCTATATTTAATA from Saimiri boliviensis isolate mSaiBol1 chromosome X, mSaiBol1.pri, whole genome shotgun sequence includes the following:
- the P2RY4 gene encoding P2Y purinoceptor 4, translated to MASTESSLLRSLGLSPGPGSSEVELDCWFDEDFKFILLPVSYAVVFAVGLGLNTPTLWLFIFRLRPWDATATYMFHLALSDTLYVLSLPTLIYYYAARNHWPFGTGICKFVRFLFYWNLYCSVLFLTCISVHRYLGICHPLRALRWGRPRLAGLLCLAVWLVVAGCLVPNLFFVTTSTKGATVLCHDTTRPEEFDHYVHFSSAVMGLLFGVPCLVTLVCYGLMARRLCRPLPGAAQSSSRLRSLRTIAVVLTVFAVCFVPFHITRTIYYLARLLEADCRVLNIVNVVYKVTRPLASANSCLDPVLYLLTGDKYRRQLRQLCGGGEPQSRTATSSLALVSLPEDSSCRWVDPCPAQDSSHCSGEKRSP